A genomic region of Salinibacter pepae contains the following coding sequences:
- a CDS encoding PAS domain S-box protein, translating into MSNASSSGSEQGAEAPIFRMNEMEQQLDVLRRHDVFEGRLEGAFDRMTRIAADLFDAEAAFVVFLNSSQQWLRDRVGLGRSACRAVASWCTRVVEEGNLLVVDRTRTDTASDAQTQEGEPGFYAGVPVRVAAGTCIGVCAIVDSTPRSFADSQKRRLGDVGQMISEKLERRRQASSKRRLARERKEMSHRFQAILEDPNMMVGALDVDGTLVDANETALRYIEEDRESVVGRPIWETPWWEEEDRDAVRQWVQRAAEGEYMTYEATSTDAHGRFYQVEGTIRPVTGREDRGDERVEALVVSARDVTERERSRETLELYREYTDRLLDDIDDVFFVLDEKARPQRWNQRASEVTGYSDADIAAMSALDFVPTSEQDRLAGKISKALSADSLQIEIPLLRKDGTTVLYEFVGGSLEHPEGGRRIAAIGRDISERKKRERRLRQTETLFQNAQEPLFLLDVQEKGERLRLSRVNPAYEEKFGRMAESVRGRSPEDIYGAKFGGFMEEKCAECVRRGEALQYEEKIPLDGAITYWKTRIAPVTVGGDVQQIVGHATNITDQKRRERALRERQEKIEALYKTADRLIRAPSREAVGRVLVRLIRTALGYQAVAVRFVQDEQLVVTEVSETNFEFMPERPDFRVDGDSPIAEVYRSGQTLVIGDVEEDIDDEEDWGSPPDYYGTPGSGVVVPVGRHGTLAVASQKPQAIGPFDRHLIEVLGSYAAVVLDQLGHEQSLQERQEKIEALYEATQRLLTAEEFESVSTRIHELLEDIFDYPLQNTGFVDGDSIVPDQTAAEHAVGVPSPERRSTDGDSLSAQALRAGDTVVIDDAGSLDNDVEYGALRTAAAVPIGDWGVVVIGKTEVEAFSPFNLRLIEVLSGYAALVLNRLDREATLRDAKEEAEEASRMKSALLANMSHEIRTPLTSIIGFAEVAGTEASTLDLPTDSPLPDCADRIERGGKRLLDTLEGVLNLSKLEAGQMELNAEPVPLISEVQRVAEELQPKAREKKIDLRLETESAWAKADEGGVQIIARNLLSNAIKYTEADGTVWVRSYRADGRAVLEVEDTGIGMAPEAVDNLFEPFRQASEGFGREYEGTGVGLAVTKRAAEEMDGSVDVDTEEGEGSRFTVRLPTAGENEPSENGEQTH; encoded by the coding sequence ATGAGCAACGCCTCGTCCTCAGGGTCAGAGCAAGGCGCGGAGGCCCCCATCTTCAGGATGAATGAGATGGAGCAGCAGCTGGATGTTCTCCGCCGTCACGACGTGTTCGAGGGCCGGTTGGAGGGGGCCTTCGACCGGATGACCCGGATCGCCGCCGATCTCTTCGACGCGGAGGCAGCGTTTGTGGTCTTCCTGAACAGCAGCCAGCAGTGGCTTAGGGACCGTGTGGGCCTTGGGCGGTCGGCGTGCCGCGCCGTGGCGTCCTGGTGCACCCGGGTGGTCGAGGAGGGCAATCTCCTCGTGGTGGACCGCACCCGAACGGATACGGCCTCGGACGCGCAAACCCAGGAGGGGGAGCCGGGCTTTTACGCCGGGGTTCCGGTGCGCGTCGCGGCCGGGACGTGCATCGGGGTGTGTGCGATCGTCGATTCCACCCCGCGGTCGTTTGCCGACTCCCAGAAACGTCGGCTCGGCGACGTGGGCCAGATGATCAGCGAGAAGCTGGAGCGTCGTCGCCAGGCCTCTTCGAAGAGGCGTCTTGCCCGGGAGCGGAAGGAAATGTCCCACCGGTTTCAGGCCATTCTCGAGGATCCCAATATGATGGTGGGGGCCCTCGACGTTGACGGAACGCTTGTGGATGCCAACGAGACGGCCCTTCGCTACATTGAGGAGGATCGGGAGTCGGTTGTCGGGAGGCCGATCTGGGAGACTCCCTGGTGGGAAGAGGAGGATCGAGACGCCGTCCGCCAGTGGGTTCAGCGCGCCGCCGAGGGGGAATATATGACGTACGAGGCCACGTCAACCGACGCGCACGGCCGATTCTACCAGGTAGAGGGAACGATTCGACCTGTGACGGGGAGAGAGGATAGAGGCGACGAGCGGGTGGAAGCGCTTGTCGTCTCGGCCCGCGACGTCACCGAGCGAGAACGAAGCCGGGAGACACTCGAGCTGTATCGGGAATATACCGATCGCCTTCTCGACGACATCGACGATGTCTTCTTTGTTCTCGATGAGAAGGCCCGGCCCCAGCGGTGGAATCAGCGTGCATCCGAGGTAACCGGCTACTCGGACGCGGACATTGCGGCAATGAGCGCCCTCGATTTTGTGCCGACAAGCGAGCAGGACCGACTGGCGGGCAAGATTAGCAAGGCCCTTTCGGCCGACAGCCTGCAGATTGAGATTCCGCTTCTGCGTAAGGACGGAACGACAGTGCTCTACGAGTTTGTGGGCGGTTCTCTCGAGCATCCGGAGGGGGGACGACGGATTGCGGCCATTGGTCGAGACATCAGTGAGCGAAAAAAGCGAGAGCGTCGGCTCCGACAGACCGAAACGCTGTTTCAGAACGCGCAGGAGCCTCTCTTTCTTCTCGATGTGCAAGAGAAGGGGGAAAGGCTTCGCCTCAGTCGCGTTAATCCGGCCTACGAGGAAAAATTTGGACGCATGGCGGAGAGCGTCCGTGGGCGGTCCCCCGAAGACATCTACGGGGCAAAGTTTGGGGGCTTTATGGAAGAGAAGTGTGCGGAGTGCGTCCGTCGGGGCGAGGCACTGCAGTACGAAGAAAAAATTCCCCTCGACGGGGCGATCACGTACTGGAAGACGCGCATCGCGCCGGTGACGGTGGGGGGCGACGTGCAGCAGATCGTGGGGCACGCGACCAACATAACCGATCAAAAGCGGCGTGAACGGGCCCTCCGCGAGCGACAAGAGAAGATCGAGGCCCTGTACAAGACGGCCGATCGTCTCATCCGGGCCCCCAGCAGGGAGGCGGTCGGCAGGGTGCTCGTCCGGCTCATTCGGACGGCCCTCGGCTACCAGGCCGTGGCGGTGCGCTTTGTTCAGGATGAACAACTGGTGGTGACCGAGGTGTCCGAGACAAACTTCGAGTTCATGCCCGAGCGCCCAGACTTCCGTGTGGACGGGGACAGCCCCATTGCCGAGGTGTATCGATCCGGCCAGACACTTGTGATCGGGGATGTGGAGGAAGACATCGACGACGAAGAGGATTGGGGTTCTCCCCCAGACTACTACGGCACCCCCGGGTCCGGGGTCGTGGTGCCGGTGGGGAGGCACGGCACCCTCGCGGTGGCCTCTCAGAAGCCGCAGGCAATCGGGCCGTTCGACCGGCACCTGATCGAGGTGCTCGGGAGCTACGCGGCGGTGGTGCTCGATCAACTTGGACACGAGCAGAGCCTCCAGGAGCGACAGGAAAAGATCGAGGCCCTCTACGAGGCCACCCAGCGCCTGCTTACCGCCGAGGAATTCGAATCGGTGTCCACCCGCATCCACGAGTTGCTCGAAGACATCTTCGACTACCCCCTCCAGAACACGGGGTTCGTAGACGGCGACAGCATTGTCCCGGACCAGACCGCGGCCGAACATGCAGTGGGCGTGCCCTCCCCGGAGCGCCGGTCGACGGACGGAGACAGTCTCTCCGCCCAGGCCTTGCGGGCCGGCGATACGGTCGTGATCGACGATGCGGGCTCCCTGGACAACGATGTGGAGTACGGGGCGCTCCGCACCGCCGCGGCGGTGCCCATCGGGGACTGGGGCGTTGTCGTCATCGGCAAAACAGAAGTGGAGGCCTTCAGTCCATTCAATCTCCGCCTGATCGAGGTGCTGTCGGGCTACGCCGCCCTTGTGCTCAACCGGCTGGACCGGGAGGCAACCCTCCGCGACGCGAAGGAGGAGGCCGAAGAGGCAAGCCGGATGAAGTCGGCCCTGCTCGCAAACATGAGCCATGAGATCCGAACGCCCCTCACCTCCATCATCGGGTTTGCCGAGGTGGCCGGCACCGAGGCCAGCACACTCGACCTGCCGACGGACAGCCCGCTGCCCGACTGTGCCGACCGGATTGAACGAGGGGGGAAGCGACTTCTCGATACCCTTGAAGGGGTGCTCAACCTCTCGAAGTTGGAGGCGGGGCAGATGGAGCTGAACGCCGAACCGGTGCCCTTGATCTCGGAGGTCCAGCGGGTCGCCGAAGAGCTTCAGCCAAAGGCCCGGGAGAAGAAAATCGACCTTCGGTTGGAGACGGAAAGCGCGTGGGCGAAGGCCGATGAGGGAGGCGTGCAAATTATCGCGCGAAACCTGCTTTCCAACGCGATCAAGTACACCGAGGCCGATGGAACCGTCTGGGTTCGGAGCTACAGGGCGGACGGCCGTGCGGTGCTGGAAGTGGAAGACACCGGCATCGGGATGGCGCCGGAAGCGGTCGACAATCTTTTTGAGCCGTTCCGACAGGCGTCCGAAGGGTTTGGCCGCGAGTATGAGGGGACGGGCGTGGGACTGGCGGTCACGAAGAGGGCGGCCGAAGAGATGGACGGGAGTGTCGACGTCGACACCGAGGAGGGAGAAGGCAGCCGATTCACGGTGCGGCTTCCGACGGCCGGAGAGAACGAACCGAGTGAGAATGGAGAGCAGACGCACTGA